The nucleotide sequence TCAACCTTTCTTTTGGTGGCCATCCACGCCCGGATCAGGTCCGGGTTTGAATACCATTCCGTCCTGCCGTGACTCCAGCGACGAAGGCGGAACATTGGGAAACCCTCTTTTTTAAGGGCCCGCACAGGGATCTGGGGATCTCGCCAACCCATATAGGCGCAGATCGCTCGGAGCCCCCACAATTCCTTCTGCCGCATTACCAGCCCTCCACATCGGTCGTAGGCCCGACCGAAAAAAGCAAAAACGCCCTCCCCGGGCTCTCCTGCACCCAAGAGGAAGGGCGTCTAAGTTATTGGTGCAACAAGGGTTTCTGCCAGCGGGAGGCCCGGGGTAACAATCCCCCTAGTCCAACCCTGTGTATCGAGTATCGTGTACTGTGCAGGCGTTGTCAAGTCCTAGGGTCCGCGTCACCTCCACAGCCCCCGTCCTGCCTCCCTGGCCTCCCGCTGGAGCTTCAGAACTCCAAATCCTCCGACAACTTGTTAGCTTGCTTCTTTCTTTAGATAGTCGGCGAAGAACCTCAGAATACGCTGCTCATAAGCGTCTGGCGCGTACTTGTGGAAATCGACGTGCGAAGCTCCTTCGACGGCCCAGAACACTTTTGGGTTGGGTGCCCGCTCAAACAGGCGGCGCGACTCAGAAAACCGCGTACGTTGGTCATCTGTTCCTGCAATGATCAGGACGGGAGCTCCGATACTGTGGATATTTTCAATAGGGCGGAGTTGCTCGGGAGGGACGCCAAGAAGAGGCTTGAGCTGAAGGAGTAGGAAGGGCGCAATCAATTTTGCCAGCGGGCCGAGCCTTATGTGGATACGGTTGGTAACGGCCTCTTCGATGGTTGGATGGACCGCCTCGAGGACCAGCGCGTCGGCGCCCACCGGCTCCTCTCCGAGAAGGGCTGCCGCTGCCCCCAGCGAAACGCCTATGACACCAATAGGACCGTCTGGAAGCTGCCTCTGCATATATCCCACGGCAGCACGCGCATCCCTGCTCTCAAGGAAGCCAAAGGTGATGTGCTCTCCGGGGCTTTCCCCATGCGCCTGGAAGTCGAAGAGCAGTACCGAG is from Candidatus Methylomirabilota bacterium and encodes:
- a CDS encoding alpha/beta hydrolase, which codes for MAVKIRSESGSTLSGWLLTGACGCGSIVLMHYIRGNRLAMLGRAEFLWRAGYSVLLFDFQAHGESPGEHITFGFLESRDARAAVGYMQRQLPDGPIGVIGVSLGAAAALLGEEPVGADALVLEAVHPTIEEAVTNRIHIRLGPLAKLIAPFLLLQLKPLLGVPPEQLRPIENIHSIGAPVLIIAGTDDQRTRFSESRRLFERAPNPKVFWAVEGASHVDFHKYAPDAYEQRILRFFADYLKKEAS